The Maniola hyperantus chromosome 24, iAphHyp1.2, whole genome shotgun sequence genome contains the following window.
tataacataatattgtatacaaCGCGTTCAACtcaactcctcacgcgccatattaaccttttgtgtcaaatttaatgtcaaaagtaccattttagtccttattttaacggtgaaccgtacttttgacatgacagtactAAAGTGAcgtgacaataattattatgaagtggtgacaataaaaagaatacacgactgagtttgttgtggactcttctcagacctgggcgcgtttagaaccctcgtagttCGAAACccccactatatcatcatcttattTGACAGTTgtcccatagagttaaaatggcgagtgaggaTTCTTTTTTACGGacatatcaaatctttgaaaagagcaaccgccgagttacttgctggttcttctcggtaggaaaggcattctgaatcagtggtagatgcatttggcGATTCTGTTGAATTCAACGATTGATTTTTCTGCCTTTCAGAGGTTTTTTCATCTGACGCCATTtaaatttactatttttattttaaagaatgttagccatgttaaatgactactataccccttttctctccaactaagcgtcaggcttgtgctaggagtaggtacgacaatagtgcaacgggcagggtttgaaccgtcgacctttcggttttcagtccactcctttacccgttgagctattgaggctctggtGTTGGTTGGTGTTAAGTTAATTAGCCTTCTTGAAATACTCCTTGCTTTCTCTGGGACTTGGTTTGATGGTGTCTGCGTTAGTATCAGGGTTCCAGTTTGCGGGGCATACTGTAATTTAaagtaaatatctaaatatagtCTGGACATGAACTAGCGATATTTTAAacacttatattataacaaCTATTTTTAAGTACACATACACTTATAACTTATAACTTGGGCCCAATCCACTTCCTAGCTGTGTGGCAgccattttggtttttttgttgaaatattcttataatgtgtaaaaaaaaaatcatgtgtCATGTGTAGACCAAAACTTTGAGAGACAAAGTTTTGGTCTTACTGAGATAAAAATGGGCTTATTCGAAGGGCAACGATACTGACCTATCGTCTACATTACAAAACAAAGTGTTCAAATTTCCataacttttgaaaaaaaataagaaactcgAAAAAATTATCGTAAAATTATGCAAAtccacaaattattattatcctcAAAATCTCTCGatgtagtaaaaaaataaaaagggttGTCGGCCGTGTTTTTGCAGTGATTTACGAACAGAAGGACGGGCagcagagtcttagtaatagggtcccgttatacccttcggatacggaatcATAAAAAGGCTAGTAAAACAAAATTCTCACCTTCTCCATGTTTGTCAGCAAATTGGAAGGCCTTCACTAGCCTCAGGGTTTCATCCACCGACCTTCCTACAGGCAAGTCGTTTATTGACATGTGCCTTAAAATACCATTTCTGTCGATGATAAATAGACCTGGAAGTTAAAAAGACAAAAACTCTTTGATCTCTAAACTAAGTAAGTTACAGTAGCTGGCAGGATATAttgtataataactagctgatgcccacaacttcgtccgcatggaattaggttttaaaaaatcccgtgggaactctttgattttccgggataaaaagtagcctatgtgttaatccagggtataatgtatctcttttccaaattttatccaaatccattcagccttttttgcgtgattgagtaacaaacaaccAAACATCTCAACATCtcaacatccaaacatccacactttcacatttataatattagtaggataacctttagaaagacatttcagCTTCATAGAGtattgtctttgtcactcatacctatgtgcaGTTTTGTCGgcatcaacgacagagacaatgctctacgacaacactatctccttctaaaggtcagtGTAAAATATTTCCTGTCGGGTACCGTACATTAGTATAGTATTATTAGTCATGCCTATGATAATATACAGTGTGTTTAAttttaactgggacagtatTGGGAAATCCACAACCATAGAGGGTACAAGGAAACTGTCTTAACTGTTAGTGCACAATACACTTGTTACTTGTagtaatttagattttagtgaAGGGAATGAAACGACTGACAGTTCCCTCGTACTTACCACGCAACGCGAATCCTTGGTCTAAGAGTACATCATAATCCTTTGAGATTTGCTTCTGGTAATCTGCCAATAGTGGAATGTCTATTTTTCCCAAACCACCATcctgaattaaaaataatcttaaaataattacttcatGCTttgctttatatatttttaaaatacacaaaatgaataaatggaaatttactgaagtttaattttttcaacatcagCTAAcaagataaaaaaccggccaagcgcgagccagactcgcgcaccgagggttccgtgttttttttttccgacattttgcacgataaatcaaaaacataatgcataaaaataaatgaaaatatgtaataccccacttagtatagttatcgtactttgaaaattggaagtactaattatttattcatgaacacattttaatttttttttgtgatgtaaccacaaattcacggttttcgaatttattcctttacttgtgctataagacctacctacctaccaaatttcatgattctaagtcaacgggaagtaccctataggtttcttgacagacacaacagacagacagataggtggacagacagacaaacagacaacaaagtgatcctatagggttcctttttcccttttgaggtacagaatccTAAGAATAAAGGAAAGGTTAATTTTACCTTCCTAGGGGTATTGACCCATGCCAGATGACTGAACTCTGAATCAGTAGACACCCCTATCACTTGGCACTCAATACCGGCAAACTCTTTAGCTTTATCGCTGTAAGCTATTAACTCTGTAGGGCAGACAAAGGTGCTGaaattgaaatgtttttggGTTAGTTTGAGTTGACacgctaatttaatttaaacgcaggggggaggtttctctgCGTGTCCCTCtgtgtgcgtaatcccagcaaaataatgttgaatttcaggatttgagttggatagatttttagtgcgtaacgtcgtgtaattgtgcgtgaaagttttaaatttgtgcgtccaaccaataagtagatattcgaaaaaaacgcgttttgccaggaatacgtcatcccagctacacattttttcccaatggacgtacgagaaaaaaaataggtccatgaattagtgcgttttaagaagtaaatgtgcgtgctaaaattaaatttgtgcgtcataacacttcgaagatattcagttttttgctgggatgacgtttaaccatttcttatatctcttaaacggttaaacgtatagacgtgattttttttatacatattgctatgaatttgtgcgtaatgtttgtaaaaacagaattaaaaaaaaaattaccgtttagtttttataattaaaaaataaaataacgttattaggtcctagtactttaaatatgacctctaaagataaacttataccgttgatttgtcccttatcttatcaagtttcattggagtattttaagtatttattgaattatgaagaaaattactacgacaggactacgatatttttcgacatttaattggtcgagtattttatgagttggctaattaaaatttataccaataattagtgcgtcagctcatttatccatctgcaaaaatatagcccaatacacagataaattatagagatatgatcaaaaaacctataagatgcGCAATACAATGATAAACCGACAAAGTTTGAATAGCCACAAAAAAGCGACTGTGTCATATATCGTGCTAACCTTCCAAAATTGATAGTATTGTGCCATTTCTTTTCTGGTACATGTGCGCACAAAAttattaagctttttattaatcatactaatattataaatgcgtgcattattataaagtatgtttgtttgttggtttgtccttccatcacaccgcaacagagttacagattgacgtgatttttgcataagtGACCCGTTACATTTATTCCGAAatattagagttcccacgggattttaacaaacaaaagcAAACAGTCCTATTGTCTGGTCACAAGCCATAATTAAACAATATAGTTTTCTGGAAATTGTTAAACTAAGCCACCCGTTCGTCTTCAAAACACGGCAATAAAactgaattttaaaactaataggTACCAAAGGTTCCGACCACAGCCATCTTTACTTACAAGCCATGCTATTAAGTTTGGCAACGTCGCAATTAGGATCCGCCGTGAATCTGTGGCAAAATAAACCGATAGAGCTACAAGTGTACTAGTGGACAGCTTTCTATAGGCTGTATCTAGTTATATTTACAAACACTATGcacctacttacattacaaatacataaaatcattagtttttgaaattacGTATTGACCACATACAGCCCACTTACTTAATGTAAGgcagtacctagtaggtatgtctttcgtaagaatgtaggaacttaaaacttgtttgaaactttgaagatctacctactatttcactaaaataaaacataaatgagggttaatagatattttatttcctaTTATAATTAGAGTAAacagttattttatttcctgTCCTTTGTGATTGTCCTTTTCTTGGGCTTGCTGATGTAGTTGTTGACGACGCTCGCTGTTTATACAGCTGCAGTGTGATTCTctaaggtaaaataatatttacatcggTCGCACATCGGATGTTTCCTTAGATGTAGCACATTTGTTATTCTATTAATCGCGTTCGACTCACCTTTGCGACACTAGCGCTTCACGAGCGAGTGTGATCGATGTAGGAAACGGGtttttgacatttatgtatgaaATTTGCTATTCTAATTGCTCGCCTTCGACTACATCGTACGCCCTCGCCTTCGATTCTATGTGTCAAACGGAAAAGCGTCTCCGGTGTAGCTTTTCTCTACGATGCACCATCGATGCACGAGTTAAATTTCGTTGTAAAcatagaaaaactttaaaagaaaggtaaaaatgtgagttttattttgttattttctatagtaagtataattaaatgataaaaaaatatctgagttAACTATTTATCGTTTTTTCACTTCAGATGGCTGCTCGCTTAGCTCAAGTACATTTttcttattagaagaagctaaacaagaggaatacaaaataaaaaggcgtGCAAAAGGTTGTCAAATACGTGGTCTTCGTCTGCTCTCGACAGACGCATTATGTAAGAATATTTAGTATCACGGAGGAACTTGTGACAATGTTAGAAAGGGATTTGCTCCCCTACATCAAGAGCTAGTCGTGCAGTGGTGTATGTATTATTTGGAGTTTAAAACGAAGATTTAGATGTCTTCTAGTTCATAGCGATTATGACCCAGGGATGGTGGCCAGAAGATTCATTATACTTAGCATGTTGCATGCACGTTTTACACAACATACTACAACATTACCAGCGTTGTCATTTCCAAATGACATAATCCGAGAAGAACATAGGATAATGAGCATGCTGCAAAAGAATCCTCGTCAAAGCAGAGCAGAGGGCTTAGAAGAAGGACAAAGGTGCCGAGAACTCCTTGCTAATCGCTCGTGGCGTgatgcaataataaataaaagagtagatttagataattctcaatttcaaagcctttatttattccttatcttaatcttaactatttacatatattttaatgttataaacattttatatcttataccgtgtgtgtgttagtgtttttcaatagttaattataatatattttattgcatttctcgttcatttgtttttaatatttgtgtggaaaagttacatttttttttccaTAGAAAAACAGACGGGTTTTGTTATAGACTTATggtagaaaaaaatgaaataattcccAAAAGATTTAAAAGCTTCTCAACTGCTAGAGGCTCAGGAATTTTAGTGTCTTCCACTGCTTGAGAAGAATTCatgatcatcgtgatcaacccatagccggctcactgcagagcacgggtctcctctcagagtgataagggttttggctataatctaccacgctggctatgtgcaaattggtagactcgcacacctttgagaatattatagagaactctcaggcatgcaggtttcctcacgatcttcttcttcaccgttaaagcattgatcatgatgatgatgatgatgaatctcccTTGTGAGTTCTTCGCCTGCAACAGCCACAGTTGAGATATTATGAAAGAGTTGAAATAATTAACTAGTCAAAAAAAatccgtaggtatattttatactagcttatgcttgcgacttcggccgcgtggactacacaaatttcaaaccaatatttcacccccttaggggttgagttttcaaaaatccgttcttagtggatgtctacgtcataatggctatctgcatgccaaatttcaggccgatccgttcagtagtttgagctgtgctttgatagatcagtcagtcacctttttcttttatacataggtataaaagctagtatagactagctgatgcccgcgacttcgtccgcgtggatttacgtttttcaaaatcccacgggaactctttgattttccgggattaaaagagcctatgtcactctccaagtctttatctatacccatgcaaaaaatcacgtcaatccgttgcaccgttgcgacgtgattgaaggacaaactaacaaaccaacaaacaaacacactttcgcatttatataatggtacggatataatatataataatattatacacaccGCAGGCTCGAAATAACTCTCCAAGTGTGGTAAACTTTCATCATTTATATATCattctgaaataagaaaaaaatagtactttatatattttaaataattttccataTTAATTACGTACCCATACTAgccatacctaatacctacttaaactttaaatgcgaaagtgagtctatctgtctgctagcttttcacggtccaaaaattaaaccaatttcgatgaaatttggtgcagaattagcttacatcccaaggacggacataagctagatactttttatcccagaaaatcaaagagttcccacaggattcttaaagggCCATCTATTTAACgcatttatacatttatttgtaatttggtacagaggtagcttgcatcccggaaattgacatagacaacttcttatctcagaaaagcagagttccaacaggatttaaatattcatttatagaGATAACATAGATAACAGACAATTCAAAATCTTCCTATCCTGTTGCAAAACTTTCTCCACCCATAAGAGaaacaattattaggtatttgctCAAGGTTATTTAGATCTGCTACTGCTATATTTTCATCCATACCACTGCCTGTTCTTTCTTCTAGCAATAACCATGCTACTGCATTTTCTCTTTGCATCATCTTTTTTATCTTTCCAATACTGTATTGTATGACAACATTTAACACTAGGTAGATACTAACATTTACACTCTGCTTAGAAAGTAGATTGtgtctttgaaaataatatttacataccttTTGCTATTGTTGCCAAGTTTTGATGCAGCCATTTGTATTCATCCAATATTGTCCAACTTCTTGGTGATGCTTGGTGACTACGGTCTCTAGCAAGGGCAGTGCGAGCGTGCCCAGATGCTAACCATGGTTTTTACTCCATAAATTTGAACAATTTTTCAAGTTGAGCAGTGGATGGAGCAATATTGCGAGGCactgaaatttataattaaatcgtTGGTCAGCACCGAAAGAACAGTTTGATAGGCAGTCTGACACAAGTTTAAAACCACTGATATCGgagtaaattaagtttaattgaatactcacttgtattttaaaacaaaacacgatAAAACGACGTACAAAGACGAAGTTCACGCACTATTTGTTGAGTTGTTGTGACGACCTATGAAGTCACCATGGCAGTAAAGGAATTATAAGTGCTCCACTAACCACTTGATTTATTACGTGCAGTTTGTTTTAAGACTAGAGTTTTTTGTTGAGTAATCGTTTTTCAAGGGTGTAGGTGATCATTAATTTACCaataccatttttaattttgtgctgACTGACATCTTGCACGGCGGGaagcaacttttttttaatgatgcaaAACAAAGGCAAAGGTCTCCTGCCTATgtccaagatttttttaaataatgataatttctcatagtattttgcatttattgctttaactttgtataaaaatagcaaaggtaatcataaatgaattttaaacccactataaatgccatatttcgtaatcgtaactttttatcggtatgaaaataaaaataggatgaCATCACTGGCTCATCCGAGATAACATCGTAGAGCCCGTCTCAACCATAAGATCGCCAACGAGCTTAAAGCCACT
Protein-coding sequences here:
- the LOC117993507 gene encoding peroxiredoxin-2-like, coding for MSLFVKNLVRRVLTPAVSGTRKSCFSTTSAAFAPKIQKPAPDFAATAVVNGEFNQIRLADFSGKYVVLMFYPLDFTFVCPTELIAYSDKAKEFAGIECQVIGVSTDSEFSHLAWVNTPRKDGGLGKIDIPLLADYQKQISKDYDVLLDQGFALRGLFIIDRNGILRHMSINDLPVGRSVDETLRLVKAFQFADKHGEVCPANWNPDTNADTIKPSPRESKEYFKKAN